One genomic segment of Desulfovibrio oxyclinae DSM 11498 includes these proteins:
- a CDS encoding ferritin, with protein sequence MLVKRMEDAINDQMNFEIYSAHIYLSMVSYFESQGLPGFANWMRAQYQEEIFHAMKMFDYLNEAGGRAVISALDAPTTEWESPLAAFENALEHEQLVTSRINNLMDIAREESDHATSIFLQWFISEQVEEEASVGDIVNKLRLVGDGGALFMLDRDLSTRVFTAPKEE encoded by the coding sequence ATGCTCGTCAAACGCATGGAAGACGCCATCAACGATCAGATGAACTTTGAAATCTATTCGGCCCACATCTATCTTTCCATGGTTTCATATTTCGAGTCTCAGGGACTGCCCGGATTCGCTAATTGGATGCGCGCCCAGTATCAGGAGGAGATCTTCCACGCCATGAAGATGTTCGATTACCTGAACGAAGCAGGCGGCAGGGCGGTCATTTCCGCTCTCGACGCACCGACCACTGAATGGGAATCCCCTCTGGCGGCCTTCGAGAACGCCCTTGAGCATGAGCAGCTGGTCACCAGCCGCATCAACAACCTCATGGATATCGCACGCGAAGAGAGCGACCACGCCACCTCAATTTTCCTGCAGTGGTTCATTTCCGAGCAGGTGGAGGAAGAGGCCAGCGTGGGCGACATCGTGAACAAGCTCCGTCTGGTGGGTGACGGCGGCGCTCTGTTCATGCTGGATCGCGATCTCTCCACCCGCGTGTTCACCGCTCCCAAGGAGGAGTAA
- a CDS encoding lysophospholipid acyltransferase family protein: MKISFDPTRLAPAIHCLHRLWFSTMRYENSERLEVLDDLWRAGKPVVLAFWHEEIFSALGCSYLTEAQYVACISQSKDGEVISRVVERMGFQTARGSSSRGGVRALLQAKRVMERENRVAVFTVDGPRGPRRQSKEGPIFLAHRAGAAIVPIRVHCSGKYVFSKSWDQFQIPYPFTRCRISMGDPYTIDVPKLDADVMHSERQRLDRILEAL, encoded by the coding sequence ATGAAGATTTCCTTTGATCCCACAAGGCTGGCACCGGCCATTCATTGTCTGCATCGGCTGTGGTTCTCCACCATGCGTTATGAAAACAGTGAGCGTCTTGAGGTGCTTGATGATTTGTGGCGTGCTGGTAAGCCCGTGGTGTTGGCATTCTGGCATGAGGAAATATTCTCGGCGCTTGGGTGCAGTTATCTGACCGAGGCTCAATATGTTGCCTGCATCAGCCAGAGCAAGGACGGGGAAGTTATTTCACGCGTGGTGGAGCGGATGGGCTTCCAGACGGCCCGTGGGTCCAGCTCACGAGGTGGCGTGCGCGCTCTGTTGCAGGCCAAACGGGTCATGGAGCGCGAAAACAGAGTCGCGGTGTTCACCGTGGACGGTCCTCGCGGCCCTAGGCGACAATCCAAGGAAGGGCCCATTTTTCTTGCCCACAGGGCCGGTGCCGCCATTGTCCCCATTCGGGTGCATTGTTCCGGAAAGTATGTCTTCAGCAAGTCATGGGATCAGTTCCAGATTCCCTATCCGTTTACCCGCTGCCGGATTTCCATGGGAGATCCGTACACCATTGACGTTCCCAAGCTTGATGCGGACGTGATGCATAGCGAGAGGCAAAGGCTCGACCGCATTTTGGAAGCCCTGTAG
- the yedF gene encoding sulfurtransferase-like selenium metabolism protein YedF — protein sequence MSDIIVECQGLPCPQPVLECKRIIEAESPSSLSIVVDNSAARENVTRFLSTKGYSVDTTENDGLFTLKGYREGESCTECETMTDEAIARAAEPAAQKITVFVGTETIGSGDDELGSKLMMNFLATLPELGDELWRIVMVNGGVKLACDGNPCLEKIQALEAGGVTVLVCGTCLEHFGLMEKKKAGETTNMLDVVTSLQVATKVIRP from the coding sequence ATGTCCGACATCATAGTTGAATGCCAAGGGCTGCCATGCCCCCAGCCGGTACTGGAATGCAAACGCATCATTGAAGCGGAGTCCCCTTCAAGCCTGAGCATCGTCGTGGACAACAGCGCTGCTCGGGAAAACGTGACCCGCTTTCTGTCCACCAAAGGCTACTCGGTGGACACCACGGAAAATGACGGCCTGTTCACGCTCAAAGGCTACCGCGAGGGTGAATCCTGCACGGAATGCGAAACCATGACGGATGAAGCGATCGCCCGCGCAGCGGAACCCGCCGCCCAGAAGATAACCGTCTTTGTCGGCACGGAAACCATAGGCTCCGGTGATGACGAACTTGGCTCCAAGCTGATGATGAATTTTCTGGCCACCCTTCCCGAATTGGGAGACGAACTGTGGCGGATCGTCATGGTCAACGGCGGCGTAAAGCTTGCCTGCGACGGCAATCCGTGCCTGGAAAAGATTCAGGCCCTTGAAGCTGGCGGCGTGACCGTGCTCGTGTGCGGCACCTGCCTTGAACACTTTGGCCTTATGGAAAAGAAAAAGGCAGGTGAGACCACGAATATGCTCGACGTAGTCACCAGTCTTCAGGTCGCCACGAAGGTCATCAGACCCTGA
- a CDS encoding pseudouridine synthase, whose translation MSESNDPIRLNKYLAMNGIASRRGADDLVFSGRVSVNGEVAESPGVKVTPGSDKVLVDGKPVGTPPESNVTIMLNKPTRVVTTASDPQGRKTVMDLLPNDIKAKRPFPVGRLDFFSEGLLLLTTDGDLCHRLTHPRYHLPKDYAVTVRGLIPGDAIKTMESGMTLEEGEKLAPVKISVKPPKDGKQMMIMTLHQGINRQIRRMCRDLDLTILRLKRVRQGPLEIGRLPVGKWKYIDGAELKELRAAVGLNS comes from the coding sequence ATGAGCGAATCCAACGATCCCATCAGGCTGAATAAATATCTTGCAATGAACGGCATCGCCTCCCGACGCGGCGCGGACGATCTGGTTTTTTCCGGTCGGGTGAGCGTCAACGGCGAAGTGGCGGAGTCTCCGGGCGTCAAGGTCACCCCGGGCAGCGATAAAGTGCTCGTGGACGGCAAGCCGGTAGGCACACCACCCGAAAGCAACGTAACCATCATGCTCAACAAGCCCACCCGCGTGGTGACGACCGCCAGCGACCCTCAGGGCCGCAAGACCGTGATGGATCTGCTTCCCAATGACATCAAGGCGAAGCGCCCGTTCCCGGTTGGCCGTCTGGACTTCTTCTCCGAAGGACTGCTTCTGCTGACGACCGACGGCGACCTCTGCCACCGCCTCACGCACCCTCGCTACCACCTGCCGAAGGACTATGCGGTAACGGTGCGCGGTCTGATACCGGGCGATGCCATCAAGACCATGGAATCCGGCATGACGCTGGAGGAAGGCGAGAAGCTTGCGCCCGTCAAGATCAGCGTTAAGCCGCCCAAAGACGGCAAGCAGATGATGATCATGACGCTGCATCAAGGCATAAACCGTCAGATTCGCAGGATGTGCCGCGATCTGGACCTGACGATCCTGCGGCTGAAAAGAGTGCGTCAGGGCCCTCTGGAAATCGGCAGGCTCCCCGTCGGCAAGTGGAAATACATCGACGGCGCAGAACTCAAGGAGCTCCGCGCCGCCGTTGGACTCAATAGCTGA
- a CDS encoding LolA family protein, with protein MITIRPRLAVVLLAAVLAISVATPGMAQDSRNITDRIQKRYDTLETFQGRFEQVLTNAATRQSETRTGYIWYRQPSLVRWVTMEPEKEVLVIGEDVAWDYFEEDLTAFKYSVEGLLDSKTILRFISGKANLQEDFLVKTQWVGEEEVRKEWGDELTILQLTPKEPEPGMVQAYIGVEPETALLRRILIVDFMGNANDVSLLDVEVDREIPESKFAFTPPENVVVEDNTAGY; from the coding sequence ATGATCACGATACGACCGAGATTGGCCGTGGTGCTCTTGGCCGCAGTGCTGGCCATCAGCGTTGCCACGCCGGGAATGGCGCAGGACAGCCGGAACATCACCGACCGTATCCAGAAGCGCTACGATACGCTGGAAACCTTTCAGGGACGCTTCGAGCAGGTGCTCACCAACGCGGCGACCCGCCAGTCCGAGACGCGGACCGGGTACATCTGGTATCGCCAGCCGTCGCTGGTTCGCTGGGTCACCATGGAGCCTGAAAAGGAAGTTCTGGTGATCGGCGAGGATGTGGCCTGGGATTACTTCGAGGAAGACCTGACCGCCTTCAAGTACAGCGTGGAAGGACTGCTCGACTCCAAGACCATCCTTCGCTTCATCTCCGGCAAGGCCAACCTTCAGGAAGACTTTCTCGTGAAGACCCAGTGGGTTGGTGAAGAAGAGGTCCGCAAGGAATGGGGCGATGAACTGACCATCCTCCAGCTGACCCCCAAGGAACCCGAGCCGGGGATGGTTCAGGCCTATATCGGTGTCGAGCCGGAAACCGCGCTGTTGCGCCGCATTCTGATTGTGGATTTCATGGGCAACGCCAATGACGTGTCCCTTCTTGACGTGGAAGTGGACCGGGAGATTCCTGAGTCCAAATTCGCGTTCACGCCGCCCGAGAACGTGGTGGTCGAGGACAACACCGCGGGATACTAG
- a CDS encoding DNA translocase FtsK, with protein MAKAKATKANKPEGKGHGREMRGLFLLAFAAFLAVALWSFDPSDPSFNQAVTPHGVSNMAGIAGAYAAGLLVDIFGAGAWFWPLLTLYAGLSRFIRRIRIRPVQWLGVVGLYVSYLGWACHPWLFDVPENAYGFIGAGYIGREIITGFVLQWLSPAGSLICWLFLSLVSLQLVIGFSWKKLFLILAAGLAGVIEAMRERAAIQRERLQAKKLARQQAKADAEAAREAEAETADDEDDLPPFLPDPLEEPVEPKPVKEPAPEKKKKAAPAPAPKPKPRKDAGGDELPSTDLLTPPSDTRVRVDRSTLDALAERLMACLADFNVQGEVQQVVPGPVVTMFEFKPAPGIKVSKIENLTDDIALALKAMSVRIEAPIPGKDTVGIEIPNDNRETVYLREIFEAPEFEKSNSLLTLALGKDIHGEVKVADLAKMPHLLVAGATGAGKSVGINSFLLSLLYKAGPDQVKLLLVDPKRIELAPYAKLPHLVHPVVTEMNLAKSALEWAVHEMDCRYESMARMGSRNIEGYNAKLAALGDDRPEGTEALKPMPYLVIIIDELADLMMTAAKDVEQSIVRLAQLARAAGIHMVLATQRPSVDVVTGLIKANFPTRISFSVTSKFDSRTILDNVGAEKLLGRGDMLFKPSGAKLKRMHGAFVDETEIAHVVDFWERRESQEFELDFNEWGKDSGNGGSFDGADSGDQIYDEAVQFVLEQGKASISLLQRRFRIGFNRAARYIEQMEMDGLLGPQEGSRPRKVIKPE; from the coding sequence ATGGCGAAAGCGAAAGCTACCAAAGCGAATAAGCCGGAGGGCAAAGGCCACGGCCGTGAAATGCGCGGGCTGTTCCTTCTGGCCTTTGCCGCGTTTCTCGCGGTCGCTCTGTGGAGCTTCGATCCGTCGGATCCGAGCTTCAACCAGGCCGTCACGCCGCATGGCGTATCAAATATGGCGGGCATCGCCGGAGCTTATGCGGCCGGTCTTCTTGTGGACATCTTCGGTGCCGGGGCATGGTTCTGGCCGCTCCTGACGCTGTATGCCGGACTGTCCCGTTTCATCCGCCGCATACGGATTCGTCCGGTACAGTGGCTGGGTGTGGTCGGCCTGTATGTTTCCTACCTCGGATGGGCATGTCATCCCTGGCTGTTCGACGTGCCCGAGAACGCATACGGCTTCATCGGTGCGGGGTATATCGGTCGAGAGATCATCACCGGCTTCGTCCTTCAGTGGCTCAGTCCTGCGGGAAGCCTCATCTGTTGGTTGTTTCTTTCTCTCGTCTCGCTTCAGTTGGTCATTGGATTCAGCTGGAAAAAACTTTTCCTCATCCTTGCAGCGGGCCTTGCCGGAGTGATCGAGGCCATGCGCGAGCGTGCGGCCATCCAGCGTGAACGCCTTCAGGCAAAGAAACTTGCACGGCAACAGGCCAAGGCCGATGCCGAAGCCGCCCGTGAGGCCGAGGCGGAGACTGCGGACGATGAAGACGATCTTCCACCGTTTCTGCCCGACCCGCTTGAAGAGCCGGTCGAGCCCAAGCCTGTGAAGGAGCCTGCGCCCGAAAAGAAAAAAAAGGCCGCTCCCGCTCCTGCGCCCAAGCCCAAGCCGCGCAAGGACGCAGGGGGCGACGAACTGCCCAGCACGGACCTGCTGACACCGCCGAGCGATACTCGTGTCAGGGTGGACCGTTCCACGCTCGACGCGCTTGCCGAGCGCCTCATGGCCTGTCTTGCCGATTTCAATGTGCAGGGTGAGGTGCAGCAGGTGGTCCCCGGTCCCGTGGTGACCATGTTTGAGTTCAAGCCTGCTCCCGGCATCAAGGTTAGCAAAATCGAAAACCTGACCGATGACATCGCCCTTGCGCTCAAGGCCATGTCCGTGCGCATTGAGGCGCCGATCCCGGGCAAGGATACCGTGGGTATCGAGATTCCCAACGACAATCGGGAAACCGTCTACCTGCGCGAGATTTTCGAGGCTCCCGAGTTTGAGAAGAGCAACTCTCTTCTGACGCTGGCGCTGGGGAAGGACATCCACGGCGAAGTGAAGGTCGCGGATCTGGCCAAGATGCCGCATCTTCTCGTGGCCGGTGCCACCGGCGCGGGCAAGAGCGTGGGAATCAACAGTTTTCTGCTGAGCCTTTTGTACAAGGCCGGCCCGGATCAGGTGAAGCTGCTTCTGGTGGACCCCAAGCGCATCGAACTGGCTCCCTATGCCAAGCTGCCCCATCTGGTGCACCCCGTGGTGACGGAGATGAATCTGGCCAAAAGCGCGCTGGAGTGGGCGGTTCACGAAATGGATTGCCGCTACGAGAGCATGGCGCGCATGGGCTCCCGCAACATCGAAGGGTACAATGCGAAACTCGCGGCGCTTGGTGATGACAGACCGGAAGGCACCGAAGCGCTCAAGCCCATGCCGTACCTCGTCATCATCATCGACGAGCTTGCCGACCTGATGATGACCGCCGCCAAGGACGTCGAGCAGTCCATCGTCCGGCTGGCACAGCTGGCCCGCGCGGCAGGAATCCATATGGTGCTGGCGACCCAGCGGCCGAGCGTGGACGTTGTCACCGGCCTCATCAAAGCAAACTTCCCCACGCGCATCTCCTTTTCGGTCACCTCCAAGTTCGACTCTCGCACCATCCTCGACAACGTGGGTGCGGAAAAGCTCCTTGGCAGGGGCGACATGCTCTTCAAGCCCTCCGGCGCAAAGCTCAAGCGCATGCACGGAGCGTTCGTGGACGAGACGGAAATTGCGCACGTGGTGGATTTCTGGGAGCGTCGGGAATCGCAGGAGTTCGAGCTGGACTTTAACGAATGGGGCAAGGACTCCGGCAATGGCGGCTCTTTCGACGGCGCCGATTCCGGTGATCAGATTTACGACGAGGCGGTACAGTTCGTGCTGGAACAGGGCAAGGCCTCCATCTCCCTGCTACAGCGCAGGTTCCGCATCGGCTTCAATCGTGCGGCGCGTTACATTGAACAGATGGAAATGGACGGACTGCTCGGACCGCAGGAAGGCAGTAGGCCCCGAAAAGTCATCAAGCCGGAATAA
- the efp gene encoding elongation factor P, with product MYSTTDFKNGLKIELDGKPYEIIQHQHHKPGKGGAVMRTKLRQLMTGQILEKTFRSGEKVKKPDMSHQDMQFIYKDGDDFVFMNLEDYDQLQVPADAVGDKGGFIKEGDTIKVLLYNGQLIGVDLPASVVLEVAETDPGVQGDRVSGATKPAVLETGKTVQVPLFINPGDKVKIDTRSNDYLGRE from the coding sequence ATGTACTCCACTACCGACTTCAAGAACGGTCTCAAGATCGAGCTGGACGGCAAACCTTACGAAATCATTCAGCATCAGCACCACAAACCCGGCAAGGGCGGTGCGGTGATGCGCACGAAACTGCGTCAGCTCATGACCGGTCAGATCCTTGAAAAGACCTTCCGTTCCGGCGAAAAGGTCAAAAAGCCGGATATGTCTCATCAGGACATGCAGTTCATCTACAAGGACGGCGACGATTTCGTTTTCATGAACCTTGAAGACTACGATCAGTTGCAGGTCCCGGCCGATGCCGTGGGCGACAAGGGCGGATTCATCAAGGAAGGCGATACCATCAAGGTGCTGTTGTACAACGGACAGCTCATCGGCGTCGATCTGCCTGCCTCCGTGGTTCTTGAAGTAGCCGAGACCGACCCGGGCGTGCAGGGTGACCGTGTTTCCGGCGCCACCAAGCCCGCAGTGCTGGAAACCGGCAAGACCGTTCAGGTTCCGCTTTTCATCAACCCCGGCGACAAGGTCAAGATCGATACCCGCAGTAACGATTATCTCGGCCGCGAATAG
- a CDS encoding type II 3-dehydroquinate dehydratase: MAKKKILVLNGPNLGHIGKRQPEVYGSETMEDLGKILDGLMGEKASEIELEYYQSNSEGALIDRLEKAREDKVSGVAFNAGAYTHTSLAIADCLAWIGVPCVEVHISNIWARTDQPLRQQSLMGASCIGVIAGFGIMSYAMAVQALLDHISSQEE, from the coding sequence ATGGCGAAAAAGAAGATTCTGGTTCTCAACGGCCCCAACCTCGGCCACATAGGAAAACGTCAGCCCGAAGTCTATGGTTCCGAAACCATGGAAGATCTCGGGAAGATCCTTGACGGCCTGATGGGGGAGAAGGCATCCGAAATCGAACTGGAATACTACCAGTCCAACTCGGAAGGCGCACTCATTGATCGTCTGGAAAAGGCGCGCGAGGATAAAGTTTCCGGCGTTGCCTTCAATGCCGGGGCGTATACGCACACAAGCCTTGCCATTGCGGACTGCCTTGCATGGATTGGCGTGCCGTGCGTGGAAGTGCACATCAGCAACATCTGGGCGCGGACCGATCAGCCGCTTCGACAGCAGAGCCTCATGGGGGCCAGCTGTATCGGAGTGATTGCCGGATTCGGCATTATGAGCTATGCCATGGCGGTTCAGGCGCTGCTTGACCATATTTCCAGTCAGGAAGAATAA
- the yihA gene encoding ribosome biogenesis GTP-binding protein YihA/YsxC, which produces MNRYIELVKTAYESDQIEEFDEPQIALAGRSNVGKSSLINNLAGRKSLAKISSKPGKTRSLNYYLVHPESYYLVDLPGYGYAKTSKTERAKWGRLIEAYISGCKQLRGVVVLLDSRLPPQKIDMELISYLRSIKMPVIPVMTKADKCKQRDRANVQKQWADMMQTDRKPLLFSSKTGMNREKLFDLLAEAALG; this is translated from the coding sequence ATGAACCGTTATATCGAATTAGTCAAAACCGCGTATGAAAGCGACCAGATCGAGGAGTTCGACGAGCCGCAGATCGCGCTCGCCGGACGCTCCAACGTGGGCAAATCCTCGCTCATCAACAACCTCGCCGGACGCAAGAGCCTTGCCAAGATCAGCTCCAAGCCGGGCAAGACACGCAGCCTGAACTATTACCTCGTCCACCCGGAAAGCTACTATCTGGTGGATCTGCCGGGGTACGGCTACGCCAAGACGTCCAAGACGGAGCGTGCCAAATGGGGACGCCTCATCGAGGCCTACATCAGTGGCTGCAAGCAACTGCGCGGCGTAGTGGTGCTACTGGACTCGCGTCTTCCGCCTCAGAAGATCGACATGGAGCTCATCAGCTACCTCAGAAGCATCAAAATGCCGGTAATCCCCGTGATGACCAAGGCCGACAAGTGCAAGCAGCGCGACCGGGCCAATGTGCAGAAGCAGTGGGCGGACATGATGCAGACCGACAGGAAGCCGCTGCTCTTTTCCAGCAAGACCGGGATGAACCGCGAAAAACTCTTCGACCTGCTGGCCGAGGCCGCGCTGGGCTAA
- a CDS encoding LptF/LptG family permease yields the protein MRPRFGVLAGYMVKQNLFLLFMCLAVGIGIYLLIDTFDRLDDFLEAGLGAETILYYFAVKLPVIVSQILPAVFLLSVVVQLCIMARNRELTALRAGGVSPAWFFWFFLFYGILWSMLQFGFSQYIGMFGQMEAHRVWKEDVRDRQIDELKVGNVWFRDGTFIVHAEEAWPSRSRASDVTVYELAPDTQRLIRIITASKALVDENGWGLLEVQELDVRNYDTEQRKSQFLSVRQNLRSFVVADKSGDKSRLPIWQLGEVIRELQNSGSNVESLQTAWHARFSYAFAIMTMALLGLAVTTFTEKPHIGVALSLLCIFIFYGVYMVGQAAGQEGILPPVMGAWLANAVFFALTTLRLAWVSDRRVRRYIARKVLGRGRGRV from the coding sequence ATGAGGCCGCGTTTTGGAGTTCTTGCCGGTTACATGGTCAAGCAGAACCTGTTCCTGCTGTTCATGTGTCTTGCCGTGGGCATCGGCATCTATCTCCTGATCGATACCTTCGACCGGCTTGACGACTTTCTCGAAGCCGGACTGGGTGCGGAGACGATCCTCTATTACTTTGCGGTGAAGCTGCCGGTGATCGTTTCCCAGATTCTGCCTGCGGTGTTCCTGCTGTCTGTCGTGGTGCAGTTGTGCATAATGGCGCGCAATCGGGAGTTGACGGCATTGCGAGCAGGGGGCGTGTCCCCGGCCTGGTTCTTTTGGTTCTTCCTGTTTTATGGAATCCTCTGGAGTATGCTTCAGTTCGGATTCTCGCAGTATATCGGCATGTTCGGCCAGATGGAAGCGCATCGTGTCTGGAAGGAGGACGTGCGCGACAGGCAAATCGACGAACTGAAGGTCGGCAATGTCTGGTTTCGTGACGGGACGTTCATCGTTCATGCTGAAGAGGCGTGGCCTTCACGCAGCAGGGCGTCGGACGTGACGGTATACGAACTGGCTCCGGACACCCAGCGTCTTATTCGGATCATCACGGCATCCAAGGCGCTTGTGGACGAAAACGGTTGGGGGCTTCTGGAGGTGCAGGAGCTCGACGTACGCAATTACGACACCGAACAGCGCAAATCGCAGTTCCTGTCCGTGCGGCAGAACCTGCGATCATTCGTGGTGGCTGACAAGAGCGGCGACAAAAGCCGTCTTCCCATCTGGCAACTCGGCGAGGTCATTCGGGAACTGCAGAACTCCGGTTCCAATGTGGAGAGTTTGCAGACCGCATGGCACGCGCGCTTTTCCTATGCATTCGCTATCATGACCATGGCGCTGCTTGGCCTGGCAGTGACGACGTTCACGGAAAAGCCGCACATCGGCGTCGCCCTGTCGCTGTTGTGCATCTTCATATTTTATGGGGTCTACATGGTGGGGCAGGCAGCCGGTCAGGAAGGGATTCTGCCGCCCGTCATGGGGGCGTGGCTGGCCAACGCAGTCTTCTTTGCCCTGACGACCTTGCGGCTGGCCTGGGTTTCGGACAGACGTGTTCGCCGGTACATTGCCCGAAAAGTTCTGGGCAGGGGCCGCGGCAGGGTTTAG
- the lptF gene encoding LPS export ABC transporter permease LptF: MKLAHRLIFKELAVTFTLSVSTLLGVLLMGRMIQLRELLMGHDLGFLDLMKLFFFMSPYFMLLIAPIACMLSVFLTFLRMSSDNELTALKAGGVSLYRLAPPVIFFCIACTAATYFISFHGISWGMNNFRSSVVEFARTKSRFAIQPGVFNRDFPNLTFYAKNTNPETGELMDLFVRDSTVEDAPVIIMAPYGKITTKPDEGIMEVAFRNGRIFRRGKGELNVLSFRNYTVRVPIAMLIGGKFFDSSRISEQSVATLQRMKNNPSEKLLRDENRWRKVHNELAKRYSLPFGCFVLGLFAMPVACVFRGLNQQYGLSLSLGLFLVYYTLFSIGSSLGESGVAPPTVLQWIPNVLFLVIGLVLLRYTNLERVPSVLERIMHIKARRAES; the protein is encoded by the coding sequence GTGAAGCTCGCCCATCGTCTTATCTTCAAGGAACTCGCGGTCACGTTTACCCTGAGCGTTTCAACGCTTCTGGGAGTCCTGCTCATGGGCAGGATGATCCAGTTGCGTGAACTGCTCATGGGACACGACCTCGGTTTTCTGGACCTCATGAAGCTGTTTTTCTTCATGAGCCCGTACTTCATGCTGCTCATTGCGCCGATCGCCTGTATGCTATCGGTGTTTCTGACGTTTTTACGGATGAGTTCCGATAATGAGCTTACCGCGCTCAAGGCCGGGGGCGTCAGCCTGTACCGCTTGGCGCCGCCTGTGATTTTTTTCTGCATTGCGTGCACCGCCGCCACCTATTTCATCTCGTTTCACGGAATATCCTGGGGCATGAACAACTTCCGCAGCTCTGTTGTGGAGTTTGCGCGCACCAAATCGCGTTTCGCCATTCAGCCGGGCGTATTCAACCGCGACTTCCCCAACCTGACCTTTTACGCCAAGAATACCAACCCGGAAACGGGCGAACTCATGGATCTTTTCGTTCGCGACTCCACTGTCGAGGACGCTCCGGTCATCATCATGGCGCCGTACGGCAAGATCACCACCAAGCCGGATGAGGGCATCATGGAGGTCGCCTTCCGCAACGGCCGGATATTCCGCCGCGGCAAAGGGGAACTCAATGTCCTGAGTTTCCGAAATTATACGGTGCGGGTGCCCATCGCCATGCTCATCGGCGGCAAGTTTTTCGACTCTTCACGCATCAGTGAACAGTCCGTGGCGACGTTGCAGCGGATGAAGAATAATCCGAGCGAAAAACTGCTCCGCGACGAGAACCGCTGGAGAAAGGTTCATAACGAGCTGGCCAAGCGCTACAGTCTGCCGTTCGGGTGCTTCGTGCTCGGCCTCTTTGCCATGCCCGTGGCCTGCGTTTTTCGCGGTTTGAACCAACAGTACGGCCTGTCGCTGTCGTTGGGGCTGTTTCTGGTCTATTACACGCTCTTTTCCATAGGTTCGAGCCTTGGCGAATCCGGCGTTGCGCCACCCACAGTGCTGCAATGGATTCCAAACGTGCTCTTCCTCGTCATCGGTCTTGTTCTGCTGCGCTACACGAATCTGGAGCGCGTGCCGTCGGTGCTTGAACGCATCATGCATATCAAGGCAAGGCGGGCGGAGTCATGA
- a CDS encoding undecaprenyl-diphosphate phosphatase: MAEWYVAVILGIVEGLTEFLPVSSTGHLIIAGHLLDFTGPKAETFDIVIQLGAILAVVQLYWSKFTGLLRHDPAHAFSGMRGIKLLILTSIPASLLGLAAHSAIKTYLFGPQTVAWALGVGAILIFLVEQLPKRNKVTGLDAITPTLALGIGFFQCLALWPGFSRSAATIMGGMILGAERKTAAEYSFIAAVPIMFAATGYDFLKNMHLFSVDDLLFLSIGFGVSFVSAWLAVKSFIFLLGRMTLRPFAIYRLVLAGLVLLYLGS; the protein is encoded by the coding sequence ATGGCAGAATGGTATGTAGCGGTAATTCTCGGCATCGTTGAAGGTCTTACGGAATTTCTTCCCGTATCCAGCACCGGCCACCTGATCATCGCCGGTCACCTGCTCGACTTCACCGGCCCCAAGGCCGAGACGTTCGACATCGTGATCCAGCTCGGCGCCATTCTCGCGGTGGTGCAGCTCTACTGGTCCAAGTTCACGGGCCTGCTCCGGCACGACCCGGCACACGCGTTTTCCGGCATGCGGGGCATCAAGTTGTTGATCCTTACATCCATACCGGCGTCACTGCTGGGACTGGCGGCACACAGTGCGATCAAGACCTACCTCTTCGGACCTCAAACCGTGGCGTGGGCGCTTGGCGTTGGCGCAATTCTGATCTTCCTTGTGGAGCAGCTTCCCAAGCGGAACAAGGTCACGGGGCTGGACGCCATCACCCCCACCCTCGCCCTCGGCATCGGCTTCTTCCAGTGTCTGGCCCTCTGGCCGGGTTTTTCCCGTTCCGCGGCAACCATCATGGGCGGCATGATCCTCGGTGCCGAGCGCAAGACTGCTGCGGAATACTCCTTCATTGCGGCGGTGCCCATCATGTTTGCCGCAACCGGATATGACTTTCTGAAAAACATGCACCTGTTCAGCGTGGACGACCTGCTCTTTCTTAGCATCGGATTCGGGGTGTCATTCGTTTCGGCATGGCTAGCGGTCAAGAGCTTCATATTCCTTCTGGGCCGCATGACATTGAGACCTTTTGCAATCTACCGACTTGTGCTTGCCGGACTGGTGCTTTTGTACCTGGGTTCATAA